The Colias croceus chromosome 3, ilColCroc2.1 genome includes a region encoding these proteins:
- the LOC123706185 gene encoding BRCA2-interacting transcriptional repressor EMSY, which produces MWPMLLDLTRDECRRTLRRLELEAYSNMVNVFRAQGALEDNRKKLLEELRAVLHISHDRHSAEARRVSNDELLATIAEQLSGPNTGLGWIIEGRRKIPLMPRGIAQTMYTEIADKVQEATVAENKELQMKIDAEELVAPKSNEEEIRDSESADAALQCNESMEEIYPPVAMEDHSAKIWETELICRKRKIPESSVSNEDVPPPVKNMRNIPVNVNQKHLNISQVYSKYSQPTVSKSSSQSKHSYNQVSKLSSTKSSQTQAQRSQHRHRAHKQRMPKSHKKSQELKMSPNKQYNPVSMQLEYSGPPNSFQASYAQSVLGNKNKSDYIDEMKTKVKSSPGMVSESPTMHLLSQPATVPHELGVSENAHPDDHSSLQAQSTPIPKQSAAGKQCQLLIKNRAEADKKVQMQDFKIVQKPNDNIKILSNRQVVVAPSSTQKALNTRKLVTTKVIGSIPKGRSSTTPVKSMSEKMVVVSKPIDNRISHPKFVITSSSSTSMKNPIPISANNLSPPTSEPLTPKGIPATDLKVSAKTFVLNPKSGQKMVVLPAKQSKEGQVPLFHFKGIPTAMKLVSVSSQPNTPVAKLNPGIATPKPAVPIPSSTKIVGVEPIKTANLADIVPVKGSTPVTTQKMTNPIVRPVNTKGNVIVVPKGATIGKTLTFTKNGNDMSKIIMGKNVNKLLQAKSEQGESSKSGNVIVLELNNEQSGRTTTMSEILDGRVANTARSHEEIKQDVNQTITQDTPVLFENQIAAESCTTASLDSSTSMGDIVPMEESSLNLIEKSEEPKSTFSQDTEVAKDSSSVTDWEMELETVTSRKEKDDDKLNSLHLDLGMSSESESEYMGDNGKNKSKHSSQDSIQQETQRGMSSEIYSGSGLSLATRTLLSQLQDEGSSSNDSSFALKSKKADDGGEGCGKADKSESDALSKAKAKLTQKVAEAQSRQKRIDVYSTAITTSEINLESFSYLDESLMAGDDEFDSKRAPRRSTLDEQLSRLLGEDSQDSTDSQTVSERLPLASNDQ; this is translated from the exons ATGTGGCCCATGCTCTTAGACCTGACCCGCGATGAATGCCGCCGGACGCTTAGAAGACTCG AATTGGAGGCCTACTCGAATATGGTAAATGTGTTTAGAGCACAAGGGGCATTAGAAGACAACAGAAAAAAGTTGTTGGAGGAACTGCGCGCCGTTTTGCATATAAGCCACGATCGTCATAGTGCTGAGGCGCGGCGCGTGTCCAATGATGAGCTGTTAGCTACTATTGCTGAACA ATTATCTGGCCCAAACACAGGTCTAGGATGGATCATCGAAGGTCGCAGAAAAATTCCCTTAATGCCGCGTGGCATTGCGCAAACTATGTACACCGAGATTGCGGATAAAGTGCAAGAAGCCACAGTGGccgaaaataaagaattacaaATGAAAATTGATGCTGAAGAACTTGTTGCGCCAAAGTCTAATGAAGAGGAGATTCGTGATTCGGAATCAGCTGACGCGGCGCTGCAGTGCAATGAAAGCATGGAGGAGATATACCCACCAGTTGCCATGGAAGACCACTCAGCCAAA ATCTGGGAAACTGAATTAATATGTCGTAAAAGGAAAATTCCCGAAAGTAGCGTATCAAATGAAGATGTGCCGCCACCAGTAAAGAACATGAGAAACATACCTGTGAATGTAAATCAGAAACATCTCAATATATCACAAGTATACTCGAAATATTCACAACCGACAGTCA gCAAGTCCTCAAGTCAATCCAAGCATTCATATAATCAAGTTAGCAAACTTTCTTCGACTAAATCAAGTCAAACACAAGCACAACGCTCACAACACAGACATAGAGCGCATAAACAAAGAATGCCCAAGTCTCATAAAAAATCTCAAGAATTAAAAATGTCGcctaataaacaatataaccCAGTTTCAATGCAGCTAGAATACTCAGGGCCGCCTAACTCATTCCAGGCTTCCTATGCTCAGTCCGTATTgggaaataaaaacaaatctgATTATATTGAcgaaatgaaaacaaaagtaAAATCATCGCCTGGTATGGTGAGCGAATCGCCTACAATGCATTTGCTAAGTCAGCCGGCGACTGTTCCTCATGAATTAGGCGTATCAGAAAACGCACATCCTGACGATCATTCGTCATTACAAGCTCAAAGTACCCCTATACCTAAACAGTCAGCTGCGGGCAAACAATGCcaactattaataaaaaatagagcTGAAGCAGACAAAAAAGTACAAATGCAAGACtttaaaattgtacaaaaGCCTAATGATAACATAAAGATTCTCTCTAATCGACAAGTCGTCGTTGCGCCAAGTTCTACCCAAAAGGCGTTAAATACACGAAAACTTGTCACAACAAAAGTTATTGGTTCGATACCAAAGGGGCGATCGTCCACAACTCCAGTTAAATCCATGTCAGAAAAGATGGTTGTGGTATCAAAACCCATTGACAACAGAATATCACATCCAAAATTTGTTATAACCTCTTCATCTAGTACATCAATGAAAAACCCTATACCAATAAGTGCAAATAACTTATCACCCCCGACATCGGAGCCTTTGACCCCCAAAGGGATTCCAGCGACCGATTTGAAAGTATCAGCAAAAACATTCGTTCTTAATCCAAAATCTGGACAAAAAATGGTCGTTTTGCCGGCGAAACAAAGTAAAGAGGGTCAAGTACCATTGTTCCATTTTAAAGGAATACCCACTGCAATGAAGCTAGTGTCTGTAAGCTCGCAGCCAAACACGCCCGTTGCTAAATTAAATCCAGGCATTGCAACACCAAAGCCAGCCGTTCCTATACCTTCAAGCACAAAAATAGTAGGTGTTGAGCCTATTAAAACTGCTAACTTAGCAGATATCGTCCCAGTGAAGGGATCAACGCCAGTGACGACACAGAAAATGACGAATCCCATTGTGCGACCTGTGAATACTAAAGGAAATGTCATTGTTGTTCCGAAAGGCGCCACAATCGGAAAAACACTGACTTTTACCAAAAACGGGAATGATAtgtcaaaaattattatgggtaaaaatgtaaataaacttcTACAGGCTAAATCCGAACAAGGAGAGTCGTCTAAGTCGGGCAATGTAATCGTTTTAGAACTTAACAATGAACAGTCCGGTAGAACAACTACCATGTCTGAAATACTAGATGGTCGCGTTGCTAATACTGCGCGTTCTCATGAAGAGATTAAACAAGATGTCAATCAAACAATTACTCAAGATACGCctgtattatttgaaaatcaaATCGCCGCAGAGAGTTGCACCACGGCGAGTCTAGACTCGTCGACGAGTATGGGTGATATAGTTCCTATGGAAGAAAGTTCTCTCAACTTGATTGAAAAAAGTGAAGAACCGAAGTCCACATTTAGTCAAGACACCGAAGTCGCAAAAGATTCTTCAAGCGTCACTGATTGGGAAATGGAGCTCGAAACGGTGACATCGAGAAAAGAGAAGGACGACGACAAACTGAACTCTTTACATCTAGATCTCGGCATGTCCAGTGAAAGCGAGAGTGAGTACATGGGCGACAACGGAAAGAACAAGAGCAAGCACTCGTCCCAAGACAGCATACAACAAGAGACACAGCGAG GGATGAGCAGTGAAATATATAGCGGGTCGGGTCTCTCGCTAGCGACGAGAACGTTGCTCAGCCAGTTGCAGGACGAGGGCTCGTCCAGCAACGACTCCTCGTTCGCGCTCAAATCCAAAAAGGCGGACGACGGCGGCGAGGGTTGCGGCAAAGCGGACAAGTCCGAGTCGGACGCGCTGTCCAAGGCGAAAGCGAAGCTCACGCAAAAGGTGGCGGAGGCGCAGTCCCGACAAAAGCGGATAGACGTGTATAGTACGGCAATAACGACGTCGGAGATAAACCTAGAATCGTTTTCGTATTTAGATGAGAGCCTGATGGCGGGCGACGACGAGTTCGACTCGAAGCGGGCGCCGCGCCGCAGCACGCTGGACGAGCAGCTCAGCCGCTTGCTCGGCGAAGACTCGCAGGACTCCACCGACTCGCAAACTGTAAGTGAACGACTGCCTCTAGCCAGTAACGACCAGTGA